In the genome of Enterococcus hirae ATCC 9790, one region contains:
- a CDS encoding TVP38/TMEM64 family protein: protein MNIAASRKLINFISIIGLVISIGLTIYFINLGVFKDLNSLRGLVGDSIILGPIIFILIQILQVVIPIIPGGISTAAGVLIFGPYAGFIYNYVGICIGSIIIFLLGRRYGKPFILSMVSDKTYNKYVGWLDNQNRFEKLFALAIFLPVAPDDALCLMAGLTNISVKKYTWIILLAKPLSIFLYSMALIYGGHFLSGLLG, encoded by the coding sequence TTGAACATTGCGGCATCACGGAAATTGATCAATTTTATATCTATCATTGGATTAGTAATTTCGATAGGCTTAACGATTTATTTTATCAATTTGGGTGTATTTAAAGATTTAAATTCTTTAAGAGGATTAGTTGGAGATTCAATTATCTTAGGTCCTATTATTTTCATCTTAATCCAAATCCTGCAAGTTGTTATTCCAATCATTCCTGGAGGGATAAGTACAGCAGCCGGTGTATTAATTTTTGGACCTTATGCTGGTTTTATTTATAATTATGTAGGGATTTGTATCGGTTCGATCATCATCTTTTTACTTGGTCGACGGTATGGTAAACCATTTATTTTATCTATGGTCAGTGACAAGACGTATAACAAGTATGTTGGTTGGCTCGATAACCAGAATCGCTTTGAAAAGTTATTTGCTTTAGCAATTTTTCTACCAGTGGCCCCTGATGATGCGCTTTGTTTAATGGCTGGTCTAACAAATATTTCTGTAAAAAAATATACTTGGATCATTTTATTGGCGAAACCCCTCTCGATTTTCTTATACAGCATGGCTTTGATTTATGGTGGACATTTCTTAAGTGGATTACTAGGATAG
- a CDS encoding DUF2188 domain-containing protein: MPWNMKDYPPAMKNLEELTRKKAIDIGNALLAEGYPDDRAIPIAIKQAKEWSEDATSTEKKEFSQEKNPTKHDSHDTNPRASKLLTANVIVKFEEDKWMVQSEGAKKASNHFDTKEKAIEKGKEIAQNKNTSLIIYKKDGTKEREINY, encoded by the coding sequence ATGCCTTGGAATATGAAAGATTATCCGCCTGCAATGAAAAATTTAGAAGAGTTAACACGAAAGAAAGCAATCGATATCGGTAACGCCTTGCTTGCAGAAGGCTATCCTGATGATCGTGCTATTCCGATTGCTATCAAACAAGCCAAAGAATGGTCAGAAGATGCTACTTCTACTGAAAAAAAAGAGTTTTCTCAAGAAAAAAATCCAACAAAGCATGATTCTCACGACACAAATCCAAGAGCTTCTAAATTATTGACAGCCAACGTGATCGTAAAATTTGAAGAAGATAAGTGGATGGTCCAATCAGAGGGAGCTAAAAAAGCAAGTAATCATTTTGATACGAAAGAAAAAGCGATTGAAAAAGGGAAAGAAATTGCTCAAAACAAAAACACATCATTAATTATCTACAAAAAAGACGGAACGAAAGAAAGAGAAATAAACTATTAA
- a CDS encoding dihydrofolate reductase, translating into MFISMWAQDKNGLIGKDGLLPWRLPNDMRFFREHTMDKILVMGRKTYEGMGKLSLPYRHIIVLTTQKDFKVEKNAEVLHSIDELLAYAKDIPEDIYVSGGSRIFQALLPETKIIWRTLIDAEFEGDTFIGEIDFTSFELVEEHEGIVNQENQYPHRFQKWQKMSKVV; encoded by the coding sequence ATGTTTATTTCAATGTGGGCACAAGACAAGAATGGTTTGATTGGAAAAGATGGCTTGCTTCCTTGGAGGTTACCAAACGATATGCGTTTTTTTCGGGAACATACGATGGATAAAATATTAGTGATGGGAAGAAAGACATATGAAGGCATGGGCAAATTGTCTCTTCCTTATCGGCATATCATTGTGTTAACTACTCAAAAAGATTTTAAAGTAGAAAAAAATGCGGAAGTCCTTCATTCGATTGATGAACTTTTGGCATATGCCAAGGATATACCTGAAGATATCTATGTGTCAGGAGGAAGTCGAATTTTTCAAGCTTTGTTACCAGAAACAAAAATCATCTGGCGAACATTAATTGATGCAGAGTTTGAGGGGGATACATTTATTGGAGAAATCGATTTTACAAGTTTTGAATTAGTGGAAGAACATGAAGGAATTGTCAACCAAGAAAATCAATACCCTCATCGATTTCAGAAATGGCAAAAAATGAGCAAAGTGGTTTAG
- a CDS encoding ABC transporter ATP-binding protein, with amino-acid sequence MKNLTTIEAVYITTGYLNKQVIEKMSIKIPEGKVTSLIGPNGSGKSTLLKSFTRLLPVKEGKIIVDGSEISTYSPKMLAQKIALLAQSSEHPLGMTVEEVVSYGRYPYQKFFSGLNEEDLHAIQWALEATQLTKLKERELSSLSGGQAQRVWIAMALAQEADILILDEPTTFLDPAHQLEILHLLKEINHIKQTTILMSIHDINHASRFSDYLIGMKAGQIVVQGTPDEVITTSWMREIYEIEAQIIELPETNKPVVLSYDLINDRKEDEQ; translated from the coding sequence ATGAAAAATTTGACGACGATTGAAGCTGTTTATATTACAACGGGTTACTTAAATAAACAAGTGATTGAAAAAATGTCTATCAAGATACCAGAAGGAAAAGTGACAAGTTTGATTGGTCCTAATGGCAGTGGTAAATCAACTTTATTAAAAAGTTTTACTCGACTGTTACCTGTCAAAGAAGGAAAGATTATCGTAGATGGATCTGAAATTTCTACATATAGCCCTAAGATGTTAGCGCAAAAAATTGCACTGTTAGCCCAAAGTAGTGAACACCCTTTAGGTATGACTGTCGAAGAGGTGGTCTCTTATGGTCGTTATCCTTATCAAAAATTTTTTAGTGGATTAAATGAAGAAGATCTACATGCTATCCAATGGGCGTTGGAAGCGACACAACTAACTAAGTTGAAAGAAAGAGAGCTTTCGAGTCTATCAGGTGGACAAGCTCAACGAGTTTGGATTGCGATGGCTTTAGCCCAAGAAGCGGATATTTTGATTTTAGATGAGCCAACCACTTTTTTAGATCCTGCGCATCAATTGGAAATCTTACATTTACTGAAAGAGATCAATCATATCAAACAGACAACCATTTTAATGTCGATCCATGACATCAATCACGCTTCTCGCTTTTCTGACTATTTAATTGGGATGAAAGCAGGACAAATAGTGGTTCAAGGCACACCTGATGAAGTAATCACAACGTCATGGATGAGGGAAATCTATGAAATTGAAGCGCAGATCATCGAATTGCCTGAAACGAATAAACCCGTTGTTTTGTCTTACGATTTAATCAATGATCGTAAGGAGGATGAACAATGA
- a CDS encoding putative quinol monooxygenase — MAITVNIYYSGTNGNAKKFAKEMVSTGVVEDIRAEKGNIKYEYFFSMNDEDTILLIDSWTDQDALDKHHESPMMAHITKLREKYDLHMKVERYVTDIKNISAKDSAFIRK, encoded by the coding sequence ATGGCTATTACTGTGAACATTTATTATAGTGGTACAAATGGAAATGCGAAAAAATTTGCAAAAGAGATGGTTTCAACTGGAGTTGTAGAAGATATCCGTGCAGAAAAAGGCAATATTAAATATGAATACTTTTTTTCAATGAATGATGAGGACACAATTCTTCTAATTGATAGTTGGACAGATCAAGATGCACTAGACAAACATCATGAATCTCCGATGATGGCTCATATTACTAAACTTAGAGAAAAATATGATTTGCATATGAAAGTTGAAAGATATGTAACAGATATAAAAAATATTTCCGCAAAAGACTCCGCTTTTATAAGAAAATAA
- a CDS encoding TetR/AcrR family transcriptional regulator — MRRKVYTKDQILKAAYDVVAKEGFKGFTARNIAKKMGISTQPIYLEFKNMEDLKNTLLDSIFEQLKENVFPVERTGDKIIDLGLNYIYFAKKHHSLYMALYIDEHGDGQKMHDFSYNYFREIVKQDHRYNQLSDEYVDALHTGTWVAVTGIASLMSSNIMHPTEEQIISFIKRTIDSILSLENPETIS; from the coding sequence ATGAGAAGAAAAGTCTATACTAAAGATCAAATTCTGAAAGCTGCTTATGATGTTGTTGCAAAGGAAGGTTTTAAAGGGTTTACTGCGAGAAATATTGCTAAAAAAATGGGTATATCCACACAACCTATTTATTTAGAGTTCAAAAACATGGAGGATCTAAAAAATACTTTATTAGACTCAATTTTTGAACAACTCAAAGAAAATGTTTTTCCAGTTGAACGTACTGGAGATAAAATTATTGACCTAGGATTAAACTATATCTACTTTGCAAAAAAACATCATAGTCTTTACATGGCATTATATATCGACGAACATGGCGATGGACAAAAAATGCATGATTTTTCTTATAACTATTTCCGTGAAATCGTCAAACAAGATCATCGATACAACCAGTTGTCAGATGAATACGTTGATGCATTACACACTGGAACCTGGGTTGCAGTTACCGGAATCGCATCTTTAATGTCTTCAAACATCATGCACCCAACTGAAGAACAAATTATTTCGTTCATCAAGCGAACGATTGATTCTATTCTTTCTTTAGAAAATCCTGAAACAATTAGTTAG
- a CDS encoding glycerophosphoryl diester phosphodiesterase membrane domain-containing protein, with the protein MLIYLKRSLGNAWDFLKGTQAYFRDVLIMHLFILFICLPLLNSTTRFILNRGAIDYISSDNISTILSQHPGVLLSLTAVLLTILLLVYFEFTFLLMSVYFIKKQTPISLKQLLQATFRQLKKIRPLTFLFFLAYFVLILPISGLSFNSDLLSKVKIPAFIMDFIFTNRWIVVSSFILFYIFLAYIGIRLIFALPEMILRDRPFKQAVKESWYLTKSRFFAILGQFIIIGGSILLISFAGYLIVLLAQIIVEQFFPNYSLISAVFAMTILQAILLFNIVMSTVGIFYIIIDFMDDEGFLPETPNWFRLESPNKRFSVLKNTSLVLFAVFFGVGVCLYNMDYLTSASQTKPVTISHRGVSGGNSAQNTLAALEKTSRTYHPDYVEMDVQETKDGQFVVMHDFNLKKLTGINKAPQDLTLKELEKLKVTENGAKEPVVSFDTYLKRANELNQKLLIEIKNSKNDSKDIVERFVKKYEENILTHQHILQSLTYQTVSDLKNANPNFYVGYILPFNIVGPPVTPADFLTMEYSTINRNFIDSAHQDGKKVYVWTVNDSDGISRMMFYGVDGIITDQMTILNENIKAMDEEITYSDKLLNFVLGVG; encoded by the coding sequence ATGTTAATTTATTTAAAAAGAAGTTTAGGAAATGCTTGGGACTTTCTTAAAGGAACTCAAGCATATTTTCGTGATGTTTTGATTATGCATTTATTTATTTTATTTATTTGTTTACCCTTATTGAATAGTACGACCAGATTCATCTTGAATCGAGGAGCCATTGATTATATATCTAGTGATAATATCTCTACAATCCTTTCACAGCACCCAGGTGTCTTATTGTCTTTGACTGCTGTCTTATTAACTATCTTACTCCTAGTTTATTTTGAGTTTACTTTTTTATTGATGAGTGTTTACTTTATTAAGAAACAAACACCTATCTCGTTGAAACAGTTACTTCAAGCAACGTTTCGTCAATTAAAAAAAATACGCCCATTGACTTTTCTTTTTTTCTTAGCTTATTTCGTACTTATTTTACCGATTAGTGGGTTAAGTTTTAATTCTGATTTATTATCTAAAGTCAAAATTCCAGCTTTTATCATGGACTTTATTTTTACTAATCGTTGGATCGTGGTTAGCAGCTTCATTCTGTTTTATATCTTTTTAGCTTACATTGGTATCCGTCTCATTTTTGCCTTACCAGAAATGATTCTACGTGATCGACCATTTAAACAAGCGGTTAAAGAAAGTTGGTATTTAACCAAATCACGTTTTTTTGCAATCCTTGGACAGTTCATCATTATTGGTGGTAGTATTTTACTCATTTCATTTGCCGGCTATTTAATTGTGCTCCTCGCACAAATAATTGTAGAACAATTTTTCCCTAATTATTCATTGATTAGCGCTGTTTTTGCAATGACGATTCTTCAAGCTATCCTTTTATTCAACATCGTTATGTCAACAGTCGGAATTTTTTACATTATTATTGATTTCATGGATGATGAAGGTTTTCTTCCTGAGACTCCTAACTGGTTTCGTTTAGAATCTCCTAACAAACGTTTTTCTGTTCTTAAAAATACAAGCTTAGTTTTATTTGCTGTATTTTTTGGTGTAGGTGTTTGTCTCTACAATATGGATTATTTGACTTCTGCTTCTCAAACGAAACCTGTAACGATTTCTCATCGTGGTGTCAGTGGAGGTAACAGTGCCCAAAATACTTTAGCTGCTTTAGAAAAAACAAGTCGTACCTACCATCCTGATTATGTGGAAATGGATGTACAAGAAACCAAAGATGGTCAATTCGTTGTCATGCATGATTTTAACTTAAAAAAATTAACAGGGATAAATAAAGCACCACAAGATCTAACCTTGAAAGAATTAGAAAAGTTAAAAGTAACTGAAAACGGTGCGAAAGAACCTGTCGTTTCCTTTGATACTTATTTAAAGAGAGCCAATGAATTAAATCAAAAACTTTTAATCGAAATCAAAAATTCAAAAAATGATTCTAAAGATATCGTTGAACGCTTTGTCAAAAAATATGAAGAAAACATTTTAACTCATCAGCATATTCTACAAAGTCTTACGTATCAGACGGTATCTGATCTGAAAAATGCCAATCCTAATTTTTATGTAGGCTACATCCTACCATTCAATATTGTTGGACCACCAGTTACTCCGGCCGACTTTTTGACGATGGAGTATAGTACGATCAATCGGAATTTTATTGATTCAGCTCATCAAGATGGTAAAAAAGTGTATGTCTGGACGGTTAACGACTCAGATGGAATCAGTCGTATGATGTTTTATGGTGTTGATGGGATCATTACTGATCAAATGACTATCTTAAATGAAAATATCAAAGCAATGGATGAAGAGATCACCTATTCAGATAAATTATTGAATTTCGTTTTAGGTGTTGGTTAA
- the rpmG gene encoding 50S ribosomal protein L33 — protein MRVNITLECTSCKERNYLTSKNKRNNPDRLEKQKYCPRERKVTLHRETK, from the coding sequence ATGCGCGTAAACATTACTTTAGAGTGTACTTCTTGTAAAGAACGTAACTACCTAACAAGCAAAAACAAACGTAACAACCCTGATCGTTTGGAAAAACAAAAATATTGCCCACGCGAACGTAAAGTTACTTTACACCGTGAAACTAAATAA
- a CDS encoding DUF4231 domain-containing protein has translation MDQKAFIESIDSTINKLKKDIQSYNRIIGIGNIIKIVLSAAIPILIHEASDHKSLLLVVSIASAIITIIQSGMSAFNYQNKVQTATQVLMKIENEKLLYVTKTSPYDKTDEENFHLIVSTLQTELNDIISDFNQVSN, from the coding sequence ATGGATCAAAAAGCGTTTATTGAATCGATTGATTCTACAATTAATAAATTAAAAAAAGATATTCAATCGTATAATAGAATCATTGGCATAGGGAATATTATAAAAATCGTATTATCTGCTGCTATCCCTATTTTAATTCACGAGGCATCTGATCATAAGTCTTTGTTATTAGTCGTTTCGATTGCTTCCGCAATCATAACGATTATTCAAAGTGGAATGTCTGCGTTTAATTATCAAAACAAAGTACAAACCGCAACACAGGTTCTAATGAAAATAGAAAACGAGAAGCTACTTTATGTAACAAAAACATCCCCATATGATAAAACGGATGAAGAAAATTTTCATTTGATTGTTTCGACACTTCAAACGGAGTTGAATGATATCATTTCTGACTTTAATCAAGTAAGCAATTAA
- the asnB gene encoding asparagine synthase (glutamine-hydrolyzing), translating to MCGIVGFINDKDNKKAIVNDMMDRIVHRGPNSSGDYIDQHVALGFRRLSIIDLEGGKQPIYNEDRTKVIIFNGEIYNYQPLREELIAAGHIFQTHADTEVLLHGYEEWGTDLLQKVRGMFAFAIWDNKRNELFGARDHFGIKPYYYAEMNGTFMFGSEIKSFLPHPDFHKELNKEALKPYMTFQYSPLNGETFFKGVHRLPEGHYFTYKDNKLAIHQYWDANFEEKQNYSRKEWIDKIDETVEASIKAHTISDVEVGSFLSSGVDSSYVTSVLKPDHSFSIGFDDKTYNEAIEARKLTELLDLDNTAAVIDGDMSFKAFPLIQYHLDEPDSNPSCVPLYFLANLASQSVRVVQSGEGADELFAGYQTYGFHTNSKVIRVIAQGLKKLPKGTRYNLGRKIGKMKNFHGRIHLYESLAPAKEYFIGHARVFEENEASDILTQEYQKAPSVEEIMAVHYAKTEKIEDEVNKMQYVDLHQWMPKDILLKADKLSMASSLEVRVPLLDIEVMRLAEQIPSKYLLNQNNTKDIFRQAANKHLPEEWSNRVKLGFPVPIKAWLKEDHGYQQVKELFEADFAKEFFDQEKIMKLLNDHHEGRHEEQRKIWTIFSFLTWYKVFFVDEEIPKAEAIDYVTV from the coding sequence ATGTGTGGAATTGTAGGATTTATTAACGACAAAGACAATAAAAAAGCAATCGTCAACGACATGATGGATCGAATCGTTCATCGGGGACCGAATAGTTCGGGTGATTATATTGACCAGCATGTTGCTTTAGGATTTAGAAGATTAAGTATTATCGACTTAGAGGGTGGAAAACAACCTATCTATAATGAAGATCGAACAAAAGTCATCATTTTTAATGGGGAAATCTATAATTACCAACCTCTTAGAGAAGAGCTGATTGCAGCTGGACATATTTTTCAAACACATGCGGATACAGAAGTATTGTTGCATGGTTATGAAGAATGGGGAACTGATCTATTACAAAAGGTTCGGGGTATGTTTGCCTTTGCAATCTGGGACAATAAACGCAATGAATTATTTGGTGCTCGGGATCATTTTGGAATCAAACCATATTATTATGCGGAAATGAACGGCACATTTATGTTCGGATCAGAAATCAAAAGCTTTTTACCACATCCAGATTTTCATAAAGAATTGAATAAAGAAGCCTTGAAACCTTATATGACATTTCAATATTCACCATTAAATGGAGAAACCTTTTTTAAAGGGGTTCACCGTTTGCCAGAAGGTCATTATTTCACTTACAAAGATAATAAGTTAGCGATTCATCAATATTGGGATGCTAATTTTGAAGAAAAACAAAACTATTCACGGAAAGAATGGATCGATAAGATTGATGAAACAGTTGAAGCATCGATTAAAGCACATACGATCAGCGATGTAGAAGTTGGCTCATTCTTATCTAGTGGGGTAGATTCAAGCTATGTGACTTCTGTATTAAAACCTGATCATTCTTTTTCAATTGGGTTTGATGATAAAACATATAATGAAGCTATTGAAGCTAGAAAGTTAACAGAACTTTTGGACTTAGATAATACAGCAGCTGTCATCGATGGAGATATGTCATTTAAAGCTTTTCCTTTGATTCAATACCATTTAGATGAGCCAGATTCGAATCCTTCATGTGTCCCACTTTATTTCTTAGCAAACTTGGCTTCGCAAAGTGTTCGAGTTGTCCAATCAGGTGAAGGGGCAGATGAACTATTTGCGGGATACCAAACTTATGGGTTCCATACGAATTCAAAAGTTATTCGTGTCATTGCTCAAGGGTTGAAGAAACTACCAAAAGGAACACGTTATAACTTGGGACGAAAAATTGGCAAGATGAAAAACTTCCACGGTAGAATCCATTTATATGAATCTTTAGCTCCTGCGAAAGAATATTTTATTGGTCATGCCCGAGTGTTTGAAGAAAACGAAGCGTCAGATATTTTAACACAAGAATACCAAAAGGCTCCTTCCGTTGAGGAGATTATGGCAGTCCATTATGCTAAAACTGAAAAAATCGAAGATGAAGTGAACAAAATGCAATACGTTGACCTTCATCAATGGATGCCAAAAGATATTTTATTAAAAGCGGATAAATTATCAATGGCTAGCTCACTTGAAGTACGCGTACCGTTACTTGACATCGAAGTGATGAGATTGGCAGAACAGATCCCAAGTAAGTATCTGTTAAATCAAAATAATACCAAAGATATTTTCCGACAAGCAGCAAATAAACATTTGCCAGAAGAATGGTCTAACCGTGTAAAACTTGGTTTCCCAGTACCAATCAAAGCTTGGTTGAAAGAAGACCATGGCTATCAACAAGTCAAAGAATTATTTGAGGCTGATTTTGCCAAAGAATTCTTTGATCAAGAAAAAATTATGAAGTTGTTAAATGACCATCATGAAGGGCGTCATGAAGAACAACGAAAAATTTGGACGATTTTCAGCTTTTTAACTTGGTATAAAGTTTTCTTCGTTGACGAAGAAATCCCTAAGGCTGAAGCAATCGATTATGTAACAGTCTAA
- a CDS encoding DUF1576 domain-containing protein → MVNKNDVIYIHPIKKKPSQKNKYFYLTFTGLFFLIIGLVSGHPVETIEGLNNILTSPSNLMTDYLAIGGFGSAFINVGVLTLLSVLLCYHHKVYLNGLIFASVLTVTGFSFFGKNLYNSLSIILGVYLYARFVHKPFSQYIMVGLFASALSPVVSYITFGMNLPLGLGILFGNLTGILVVFLLPPLASNTLIFHRGFNLYNIGFTSGLIAMVVAGILRLFDFPIEVQSFVSTGYHQELTLVIFLFFSLTTLFGLFINSWKLTGLHDIFQTSGKVTTDFMAISSIGATLLNMGLVGLMLSIYVLLIGGEFNGPIIGAILSSVGFSAFGCHLKNSFPILIGIYLASYLATIHDASQTTMIVAAIFGTALAPISGFYGSIFGILAGFLHIVLVHNVSALHGGLSLYNSGFSTGFVAGFLVPILGSLTVGRKEKDGIGKRIIKKNH, encoded by the coding sequence ATGGTTAATAAAAACGACGTTATTTATATTCACCCCATCAAAAAAAAGCCATCTCAAAAAAATAAGTATTTTTATTTAACATTTACTGGCTTGTTTTTTCTAATAATCGGGCTTGTTTCTGGACATCCGGTTGAAACTATTGAGGGACTCAACAATATCCTTACTTCTCCTAGTAATCTGATGACCGATTATTTGGCAATAGGTGGTTTTGGAAGCGCATTTATCAATGTTGGTGTCCTGACTTTGTTGTCCGTACTTCTTTGCTATCATCATAAAGTCTATCTAAATGGACTAATCTTTGCTTCTGTATTAACCGTCACAGGTTTTTCTTTTTTTGGAAAAAATCTGTATAACTCTCTTTCCATTATTTTGGGTGTCTATCTCTATGCACGTTTTGTACATAAACCATTTTCACAGTATATTATGGTTGGCTTATTTGCTAGTGCCTTGTCACCTGTAGTTAGTTATATCACTTTCGGTATGAACTTACCATTGGGCTTAGGTATTTTATTTGGTAATCTGACTGGTATACTCGTTGTTTTTTTACTCCCTCCTTTGGCATCGAATACCCTTATTTTTCATCGTGGATTCAATTTGTATAATATTGGTTTTACTTCTGGATTGATCGCCATGGTCGTGGCTGGTATCCTTCGGTTATTTGATTTTCCAATTGAAGTTCAATCGTTCGTTTCAACAGGCTACCATCAAGAACTTACATTAGTCATTTTTCTTTTTTTTAGTTTAACTACGCTATTTGGTCTTTTTATTAATTCATGGAAGCTCACTGGTTTACATGACATTTTTCAAACTTCAGGAAAAGTAACTACTGATTTTATGGCGATCTCAAGTATCGGTGCCACCTTACTAAACATGGGGTTAGTAGGGCTGATGCTTTCCATCTATGTTCTTCTTATTGGTGGTGAATTCAACGGCCCGATTATTGGTGCAATCCTATCTTCAGTTGGATTCAGTGCCTTTGGTTGTCATCTAAAGAACAGTTTCCCCATACTTATAGGGATTTATCTTGCTTCATATCTGGCTACTATCCATGATGCCTCTCAAACAACAATGATCGTAGCAGCGATATTTGGTACTGCACTTGCTCCTATTAGTGGTTTTTATGGTAGTATTTTTGGTATTTTAGCTGGATTTTTGCACATTGTCTTAGTCCATAACGTCAGTGCATTACATGGCGGATTAAGCCTATATAATAGTGGATTCTCAACTGGATTCGTTGCAGGTTTTCTTGTACCGATCTTAGGCAGCCTGACTGTTGGCAGAAAGGAAAAGGATGGCATTGGAAAAAGAATTATAAAAAAGAATCATTAG
- a CDS encoding ABC transporter substrate-binding protein, whose translation MKLKKNIFTIGATVLLLSLLSACSSSNNSSNSTDTAGNETTAKTHLVTDALGHEVEIPNQPKRIIGSYLEDYLIALGEKPVAQWTVGSGSIQHYLQKELKDVPTISYDLPYEKVLSYEPDLLLISSSATVEGGKYEQYSKIAPTYVVKNGNDVTWETQLKDIGKALNKEQAAEKIITDYQKKVKATRQELADKINGKTAAVLWVTNNSAFMVSETRSSGRIIYGDLKFGVPNLVTEISKSATSDWSAVSAEKLAELDADYIILVNSDEKAAMFNEATWQNLKAVKENHVLEFGPESSWLYNGPIASQNMVNDIKNNLK comes from the coding sequence ATGAAACTAAAAAAGAATATCTTTACCATTGGGGCCACAGTGTTGCTGCTTAGTTTACTTAGCGCCTGCTCTTCTTCAAATAATTCATCCAATTCAACTGACACAGCAGGTAATGAAACAACTGCAAAAACTCACCTAGTGACTGATGCCTTGGGTCATGAAGTCGAGATCCCTAATCAACCAAAACGAATCATCGGGAGTTACCTCGAAGACTATCTTATCGCTTTAGGTGAAAAACCTGTTGCTCAATGGACAGTTGGTAGTGGATCGATTCAACATTATTTACAAAAAGAATTAAAAGATGTTCCCACGATCTCTTATGATCTTCCGTATGAAAAAGTCTTAAGTTATGAACCCGATCTTTTATTGATCTCTTCTTCGGCTACAGTTGAAGGAGGTAAATACGAGCAATACAGCAAAATTGCACCAACCTATGTCGTAAAAAATGGGAATGATGTCACTTGGGAAACCCAACTAAAAGATATCGGAAAAGCATTAAATAAAGAACAAGCAGCAGAAAAAATCATTACTGATTACCAAAAAAAGGTGAAAGCCACTAGACAAGAACTCGCAGATAAAATCAACGGCAAAACGGCTGCTGTTTTATGGGTAACGAATAACTCAGCATTTATGGTTAGTGAAACACGTTCAAGTGGAAGAATCATTTACGGTGATCTAAAATTTGGTGTGCCAAATCTAGTTACTGAAATCTCTAAAAGTGCAACTTCAGATTGGTCAGCTGTCTCTGCAGAAAAATTAGCAGAGTTAGATGCAGACTATATCATCTTAGTCAACAGTGATGAAAAAGCTGCGATGTTTAATGAAGCAACTTGGCAAAATTTAAAAGCAGTCAAAGAAAATCATGTCTTAGAATTTGGTCCTGAATCTAGTTGGCTCTATAATGGTCCAATAGCTAGTCAAAATATGGTCAATGATATCAAAAATAATTTGAAATAA